In Modestobacter versicolor, a single genomic region encodes these proteins:
- a CDS encoding FHA domain-containing protein FhaB/FipA gives MAEIVVQAFRFGFLLLLWLFIFAAFRVVRADLFGGRAGRVASVPPRAAAAGRKRGARGPRHLVVTAGPLSGTRITLGEQAILIGRADDSTLVLTDDFASSRHARLTNRTGQWYVEDLGSTNGTYLDQQRVQGPLLVAPGQPIRIGQTVLELRS, from the coding sequence ATGGCGGAGATCGTCGTCCAGGCCTTCCGCTTCGGGTTCCTGCTGCTGCTGTGGCTGTTCATCTTCGCGGCGTTCCGCGTGGTCCGCGCCGACCTGTTCGGCGGTCGCGCCGGCCGGGTCGCCTCCGTCCCGCCCCGGGCCGCCGCGGCCGGCCGCAAGCGCGGCGCACGCGGCCCCCGCCACCTGGTCGTCACCGCGGGCCCGCTCTCGGGCACCCGCATCACCCTCGGGGAGCAGGCGATCCTGATCGGCCGTGCCGACGACTCCACGCTCGTGCTCACCGACGACTTCGCCTCGTCGCGGCACGCGCGCCTGACCAACCGCACCGGCCAGTGGTACGTCGAGGACCTCGGCTCCACCAACGGCACCTACCTCGACCAGCAGCGCGTGCAGGGCCCGCTGCTGGTCGCCCCCGGCCAGCCGATCCGGATCGGGCAGACCGTGCTGGAGCTGCGCTCATGA
- a CDS encoding PP2C family protein-serine/threonine phosphatase has translation MTLVLRYAARSDRGLIRGTNQDSVYAGPRLLAVADGMGGHAAGDVASKVVIAALEHLDDDAPSGDLLQALRQAVFDGSEHLREVIREAPHLEGMGTTLTAVLFAGGRLGLCHVGDSRAYLMRDGELAQITHDDTFVQTLIDDGRITEEEANSHPQRSLLLRALNGQDVEPDLSMRDARAGDRYLLCSDGLSGVVTFETLASAMRDPDPQATADRLIELALRSGGPDNITCIVADVVEDDGRGALIEPVVDGAAGDNRGQRDVDPRSAAGRAALADPQPAQQSSPAASSSPPPRRRRPARTALIALATVVVLGAAAIGTYLFVMDHWFVGVAETADGDEVAVFQGVDASIVGIDLYRLDRSTGLATSDLTQAARSRVSGGIDASDRADAERILANLREQQLEPCRPASSTAASTTSAAPSGATTPAPAPGAPTTAADPAATGAPTPPAPTTTGSTTSTGRSSSGEPGVDCREAD, from the coding sequence ATGACACTCGTCCTGCGCTACGCCGCGCGCTCCGACCGCGGCCTCATCCGCGGCACCAACCAGGACTCCGTCTACGCCGGCCCTCGACTGCTCGCCGTCGCCGACGGGATGGGCGGCCACGCCGCCGGCGACGTCGCCAGCAAGGTGGTCATCGCCGCGCTGGAGCACCTGGACGACGACGCCCCCTCCGGCGACCTGCTGCAGGCGCTGCGCCAGGCGGTCTTCGACGGCAGTGAGCACCTGCGCGAGGTCATCCGGGAGGCGCCGCACCTGGAGGGCATGGGTACGACGCTCACCGCCGTCCTCTTCGCCGGCGGCCGGCTGGGGCTGTGCCACGTCGGCGACTCCCGCGCCTACCTGATGCGCGACGGCGAGCTCGCCCAGATCACCCACGACGACACCTTCGTGCAGACGCTGATCGACGACGGCCGGATCACCGAGGAGGAGGCGAACAGCCACCCGCAGCGCTCGCTGCTGCTGCGCGCCCTCAACGGCCAGGACGTCGAGCCCGACCTGTCGATGCGCGACGCCCGCGCCGGCGACCGCTACCTGCTCTGCTCCGACGGTCTCTCCGGCGTCGTGACCTTCGAGACGCTGGCCTCGGCGATGCGCGACCCCGACCCGCAGGCCACCGCCGACCGGCTGATCGAGCTGGCGCTGCGCAGCGGCGGGCCGGACAACATCACCTGCATCGTCGCCGACGTCGTCGAGGACGACGGCCGGGGCGCCCTGATCGAACCGGTGGTCGACGGTGCTGCCGGTGACAACCGCGGCCAGCGGGACGTCGACCCGCGCTCGGCGGCCGGCCGGGCCGCGCTGGCCGACCCGCAGCCGGCGCAGCAGAGCTCGCCGGCGGCCAGCAGCTCCCCGCCGCCGCGCCGTCGCCGGCCGGCCCGCACCGCGCTGATCGCGCTGGCCACCGTCGTCGTCCTGGGCGCCGCCGCGATCGGCACCTACCTGTTCGTGATGGACCACTGGTTCGTCGGGGTGGCCGAGACCGCCGACGGCGACGAGGTCGCGGTGTTCCAGGGGGTCGACGCCTCCATCGTCGGCATCGACCTGTACCGGCTGGACCGGTCCACCGGGCTGGCGACCAGCGACCTCACCCAGGCCGCGCGCAGCCGGGTCTCCGGCGGGATCGACGCCAGCGACCGCGCGGACGCCGAGCGCATCCTGGCCAACCTGCGCGAGCAGCAGCTCGAGCCGTGCCGGCCCGCGTCGAGCACCGCCGCCAGCACGACCTCCGCCGCCCCCTCGGGCGCGACCACCCCGGCACCGGCCCCCGGCGCACCGACCACCGCCGCCGACCCGGCCGCCACCGGTGCCCCCACCCCTCCCGCACCGACGACGACGGGCTCGACGACGAGCACGGGGCGGTCCAGCTCCGGTGAGCCGGGAGTGGACTGCCGGGAGGCCGACTGA
- a CDS encoding FtsW/RodA/SpoVE family cell cycle protein, producing MTGPGTDPRAAAAGTTPVPTKRGTELLLLGFAVLITLAAQCIVDLTVTGSLSPELATFGTWFTALWAIAHVVVRRFAPYADPLLLPCVAVLMGLGLTMIHRLDIAGDQLGGNSSGEDAPVQLLWATVGLVLFVAVVVVVRDHRVLARFAYTLALIGLVLLAIPAVLPNSEINGAKLWIRVAGFSIQPGEFAKICLVVFFAAYLVDKRDVLALASRRVLRLELPRGRDLGPVLLAWVASILVLVFERDLGSSLLLFGIFVVMLYIATERASWLVIGVLLFAGGAFVAYQAFSHVRVRVDTWLDPFAYVDTGGYQIVQSLFSLGTGGLFGAGLGGGRPDQVPVAKSDFIASAIGEELGLFGLVAVIVLYLVLVERGLRTSLVVRDGFGKLLAAGLSFAVAWQVFVVLGGVTGLLPLTGLTTPFLAYGGSSLVANFGLVALLVRISDAARRPAAVPQPTPPKLVDAPTEVVRP from the coding sequence GTGACCGGTCCCGGGACCGACCCGCGGGCGGCCGCCGCCGGCACCACGCCCGTCCCGACCAAGCGCGGCACCGAGCTGCTGCTGCTGGGCTTCGCGGTGCTCATCACCCTCGCCGCCCAGTGCATCGTCGACCTCACCGTGACCGGCTCGCTGAGCCCGGAGCTGGCCACCTTCGGCACCTGGTTCACCGCGCTGTGGGCGATCGCGCACGTCGTCGTCCGCCGGTTCGCGCCCTACGCCGACCCGCTGCTGCTGCCCTGCGTGGCGGTGCTGATGGGCCTGGGGCTGACGATGATCCACCGGCTGGACATCGCCGGTGACCAGCTCGGCGGCAACAGCAGCGGCGAGGACGCCCCGGTCCAGCTGCTGTGGGCCACGGTCGGCCTGGTGCTCTTCGTGGCCGTCGTGGTCGTCGTCCGCGACCACCGGGTGCTCGCCCGGTTCGCCTACACGCTGGCGCTGATCGGCCTGGTCCTGCTGGCCATCCCGGCGGTGCTGCCCAACTCCGAGATCAACGGCGCGAAGCTGTGGATCCGGGTCGCCGGCTTCTCCATCCAGCCCGGCGAGTTCGCCAAGATCTGCCTGGTCGTCTTCTTCGCCGCCTACCTCGTCGACAAGCGCGACGTGCTGGCGCTGGCCAGCCGCCGGGTGCTGCGGCTCGAGCTGCCCCGCGGGCGCGACCTCGGGCCGGTGCTGCTCGCCTGGGTGGCCTCGATCCTGGTGCTGGTCTTCGAGCGCGACCTGGGCAGCTCGCTGCTGCTGTTCGGGATCTTCGTGGTGATGCTCTACATCGCCACCGAGCGGGCCAGCTGGCTGGTCATCGGCGTGCTGCTCTTCGCCGGCGGCGCGTTCGTCGCCTACCAGGCGTTCAGCCACGTGCGGGTGCGCGTGGACACCTGGCTGGACCCCTTCGCCTACGTCGACACCGGCGGCTACCAGATCGTCCAGTCGCTGTTCAGCCTCGGCACCGGCGGGCTGTTCGGCGCCGGCCTCGGCGGCGGGCGCCCGGACCAGGTCCCGGTGGCCAAGAGCGACTTCATCGCCTCGGCGATCGGCGAGGAGCTGGGCCTGTTCGGCCTGGTCGCGGTGATCGTGCTCTACCTGGTGCTGGTCGAGCGCGGGCTGCGCACCTCGCTGGTGGTGCGCGACGGCTTCGGCAAGCTGCTGGCCGCCGGGCTCTCCTTCGCCGTCGCCTGGCAGGTGTTCGTCGTCCTCGGCGGTGTCACCGGCCTGCTGCCGCTGACCGGCCTGACCACCCCGTTCCTCGCCTACGGAGGCTCGTCGCTGGTCGCCAACTTCGGGCTCGTCGCGCTGCTCGTGCGGATCAGCGACGCCGCCCGCCGCCCGGCCGCCGTTCCCCAACCGACCCCACCCAAGCTGGTCGACGCCCCGACCGAGGTGGTCCGGCCGTGA
- a CDS encoding peptidoglycan D,D-transpeptidase FtsI family protein, with product MNAPLRKVAISVLVLFTLLIVNVNVIQVVRAESLRENPRNTRVLTEEYDRERGAIVVAGNEIASSVETDDALTYLRQYADGPLYAPVTGYYSVIFGKRGMEDAENDVLAGTDDRLALRRLGDLFTGRDPSGGNVELTLDPAVQQAAMEGLGDATGAVVALDPSTGAVLALASTPTYDPNQLSSHDPAAMRDYQASITPAEGSGDADPTVNQATSQRYPAGSIFKVVVSAAALASGDYTPESVLAAPQRLTLPGTSTELRNFGDDPCSSSGEQSLIDALTISCNTAFAQLGIDLGEDAVRDMAAGFGIDGEGFDIPLPVAGSQIGDIANDAELGVTSIGQQDVALTPLQAAMIASAVANDGRLMKPRLVDSIQAPDLTVVDQTDPEELGRPFSAEVADDLTEMMTSVVENGSGRRAQISGVTVAGKTGTAETGTDAPDHNWFIGFAPADDPQIAVAVFVKNGGGTGGDTSAPIARSVIQAFLDSQGAGG from the coding sequence GTGAACGCCCCGCTGCGCAAGGTCGCCATCAGCGTGCTGGTGCTGTTCACCCTGCTCATCGTCAACGTGAACGTCATCCAGGTGGTGCGCGCCGAGTCGCTGCGCGAGAACCCGCGCAACACCCGGGTGCTCACCGAGGAGTACGACCGCGAGCGCGGTGCGATCGTCGTCGCCGGCAACGAGATCGCCTCCTCGGTCGAGACCGACGACGCGCTGACCTACCTGCGGCAGTACGCCGACGGCCCGCTGTACGCGCCGGTGACCGGCTACTACTCGGTGATCTTCGGCAAGCGCGGCATGGAGGACGCCGAGAACGACGTGCTCGCCGGCACCGACGACCGGCTGGCGCTGCGCCGGCTCGGCGACCTGTTCACCGGCCGCGACCCCTCCGGCGGCAACGTCGAGCTGACCCTGGACCCGGCCGTGCAGCAGGCGGCGATGGAGGGCCTGGGCGACGCGACCGGTGCCGTCGTCGCGCTGGACCCCTCGACCGGCGCCGTCCTGGCCCTGGCCAGCACGCCGACCTACGACCCCAACCAGCTGTCCAGCCACGACCCGGCGGCGATGCGCGACTACCAGGCGTCGATCACCCCCGCGGAGGGCTCCGGCGACGCCGACCCCACGGTCAACCAGGCGACCTCCCAGCGCTACCCGGCGGGCTCGATCTTCAAGGTGGTGGTCTCCGCGGCGGCGCTGGCCAGCGGCGACTACACCCCTGAGTCGGTGCTGGCCGCCCCGCAGCGGCTCACCCTGCCGGGCACGAGCACCGAGCTGCGGAACTTCGGCGACGACCCCTGCAGCTCCTCCGGTGAGCAGTCGCTGATCGACGCGCTGACGATCTCCTGCAACACCGCCTTCGCCCAGCTGGGCATCGACCTCGGCGAGGACGCCGTGCGGGACATGGCCGCCGGCTTCGGCATCGACGGCGAGGGCTTCGACATCCCGCTGCCGGTGGCCGGCAGCCAGATCGGCGACATCGCCAACGACGCCGAGCTGGGCGTCACCTCGATCGGCCAGCAGGACGTCGCGCTCACCCCGCTGCAGGCGGCGATGATCGCCTCCGCGGTGGCCAACGACGGCCGGCTGATGAAGCCCCGCCTGGTCGACTCCATCCAGGCGCCCGACCTCACCGTGGTCGACCAGACCGACCCCGAGGAGCTCGGCCGGCCGTTCTCCGCCGAGGTGGCCGACGACCTGACCGAGATGATGACCAGCGTCGTCGAGAACGGCAGCGGCCGCCGGGCCCAGATCAGCGGCGTCACGGTCGCCGGCAAGACCGGGACGGCGGAGACCGGCACCGACGCGCCGGACCACAACTGGTTCATCGGCTTCGCACCCGCCGACGACCCGCAGATCGCCGTCGCCGTCTTCGTCAAGAACGGCGGCGGCACCGGTGGCGACACCTCGGCCCCGATCGCCCGGTCCGTCATCCAGGCCTTCCTCGACAGCCAGGGAGCCGGGGGCTGA